Proteins from a genomic interval of Gluconacetobacter diazotrophicus PA1 5:
- a CDS encoding methyl-accepting chemotaxis protein, protein MTKESQIVERLSFMNLDSTAQQNIKNAKPILMKALPGALDTFYDQARTFPHTAQFFHNANLIASAKNRQLGHWDYISSGEFNQDYVKAVTTIGQTHARIGLEPRWYIGGYALVLESLIAAIVEARWPRGILGAGRSSARQVTAELSAVVKATMLDMDFAISVYLDALETARQASEARARATNDAVMKAVGEALGRIAQGDLTHRIGDDMPEEYRQLRDDFNLAIAQLSETLSQVQGTAETISRGADEIANAADDLSQRTERQAASIQQTAAALDQITASVTRTAGGTKRASGAVNAAKADTRHSGTVVDQAILAMSEIEKSSNQIARINGIIYDIAFQTNLLALNAGVEAARAGDQGRGFAVVAQEVRALAQRSSEAAREIKALILASAQHVNHGVGLVDETGKALKAIMAKVTEIDDLVGEIASSTQEQAAGLSQVNIAVNQVDQVVQQNAAMVEETTAATRSLKGETEELAALVGRFAVDDGQDQSRTMARPDAPASRQAVSQLQALADRISASFARRPRYSDGPREEV, encoded by the coding sequence GTGACGAAAGAATCACAGATTGTCGAACGCCTTAGCTTCATGAATCTGGACTCCACCGCGCAACAGAATATCAAAAATGCCAAGCCAATTCTGATGAAGGCCCTTCCAGGGGCGCTGGATACATTTTACGATCAGGCGCGCACGTTCCCCCATACCGCCCAATTCTTCCATAACGCGAATCTGATCGCCTCGGCGAAGAATCGTCAACTTGGCCATTGGGATTACATATCCAGCGGTGAATTCAATCAGGATTACGTCAAGGCCGTCACCACGATCGGGCAGACGCATGCGCGGATCGGGCTGGAGCCGCGCTGGTATATCGGGGGCTATGCCCTGGTTCTCGAATCCCTGATCGCGGCGATCGTCGAGGCGCGCTGGCCGAGGGGAATCCTGGGGGCCGGGCGGTCATCGGCCAGACAGGTGACGGCGGAACTGAGCGCCGTCGTCAAGGCCACCATGCTCGATATGGATTTCGCGATTTCCGTCTATCTCGATGCGCTGGAGACGGCGCGCCAGGCGTCGGAGGCGCGTGCCAGGGCGACCAACGACGCCGTCATGAAAGCGGTCGGCGAGGCCCTGGGCAGGATCGCGCAAGGCGACCTGACCCATCGCATCGGCGACGACATGCCCGAGGAATACAGGCAGTTGCGCGACGACTTCAACCTCGCCATCGCGCAATTGTCCGAAACGCTGTCCCAGGTCCAGGGCACGGCCGAGACGATCAGCCGGGGCGCGGATGAAATCGCGAATGCCGCCGACGACCTGTCGCAGCGGACCGAAAGACAGGCGGCCAGCATCCAGCAGACGGCGGCGGCCCTCGACCAGATCACCGCGTCGGTGACCCGGACGGCCGGCGGCACAAAGCGGGCCAGCGGGGCGGTCAACGCGGCCAAGGCGGACACCCGGCATTCGGGCACGGTGGTGGACCAGGCCATCCTCGCGATGAGCGAAATCGAGAAATCGTCGAACCAGATCGCCCGGATCAACGGAATCATCTACGACATCGCATTCCAGACCAATCTGCTGGCCCTGAACGCGGGGGTCGAGGCCGCCCGTGCCGGCGACCAGGGCCGTGGCTTCGCGGTCGTCGCGCAGGAGGTACGCGCCCTGGCGCAACGGTCGTCCGAGGCCGCCAGGGAAATCAAGGCCCTGATCCTGGCCTCGGCACAGCATGTGAATCACGGCGTCGGCCTGGTGGACGAGACCGGCAAGGCGCTGAAGGCCATCATGGCCAAGGTCACCGAAATCGACGACCTGGTGGGCGAAATCGCCTCCTCGACCCAGGAGCAGGCGGCCGGACTCAGCCAGGTGAACATCGCCGTGAACCAGGTGGACCAGGTCGTGCAGCAGAATGCGGCGATGGTCGAGGAAACCACCGCCGCCACGCGGTCCCTCAAGGGTGAAACCGAGGAACTGGCTGCCCTGGTCGGACGCTTCGCGGTCGATGACGGGCAGGATCAAAGCCGGACCATGGCCCGACCCGATGCGCCTGCAAGCCGACAGGCGGTGTCCCAGCTTCAGGCCCTGGCCGACAGGATTTCCGCCAGCTTTGCCCGCAGGCCGCGATACAGCGACGGCCCCCGGGAAGAAGTCTGA